The Streptomyces sp. SS1-1 genome has a segment encoding these proteins:
- a CDS encoding nucleotidyltransferase family protein, giving the protein MHVAILAGGRGVRLRPYTTALPKPLMPIGGEYAIIDIILQQLATQGFTRVTLAVGHLSSLVKAFVGDGSRWGLTVDYAEEDRPLSTIGPLFNFLDRLPEHFLVMNGDVLTDLDYAALLRAHQASGAPLTIAGHRREVKIEFGTLETVGGRLVSFTEKPTLSYGVSMGVYAVSGRTLARYPKNTALGFDQLVLDLLARDEKPMVYDFDGYWMDIGSPEDYERANLAFPGMRSTLLPAVRDTRKVVA; this is encoded by the coding sequence ATGCACGTCGCCATACTCGCCGGAGGACGCGGTGTCCGGCTGCGGCCGTACACCACGGCCCTGCCCAAACCGCTGATGCCCATCGGCGGGGAGTACGCCATCATCGACATCATCCTCCAGCAGCTCGCCACCCAGGGCTTCACCCGGGTGACCCTCGCCGTGGGGCACCTCAGCTCCCTGGTCAAGGCCTTCGTCGGGGACGGATCCCGCTGGGGCCTCACGGTCGACTACGCCGAGGAGGACCGGCCGCTGTCGACCATCGGCCCGCTGTTCAACTTCCTGGACCGGCTGCCCGAGCACTTCCTCGTCATGAACGGCGACGTGCTCACCGACCTCGACTACGCCGCACTCCTGCGCGCCCACCAGGCGTCGGGCGCGCCGCTGACCATCGCCGGACACCGGCGCGAGGTCAAGATCGAGTTCGGCACCCTGGAGACGGTCGGCGGCCGGCTCGTCTCCTTCACGGAGAAGCCCACCCTGTCCTACGGCGTCAGCATGGGCGTGTACGCCGTCTCCGGCCGCACGCTCGCGCGCTACCCGAAGAACACGGCCCTGGGCTTCGACCAGCTCGTGCTCGACCTGCTGGCGCGCGACGAGAAGCCGATGGTCTACGACTTCGACGGCTACTGGATGGACATCGGCAGCCCGGAGGACTACGAGCGTGCCAACCTCGCCTTCCCGGGCATGCGGTCCACGCTGCTGCCCGCCGTCCGGGACACCCGGAAGGTGGTCGCCTGA
- a CDS encoding NAD-dependent epimerase/dehydratase family protein, translated as MTSTVVLFGASGFLGRPVAGLLERDDRVGTLVRVSRRHRPDTRHERHDLVLDGTDALGRLLNRVGPDVVVNCAGRLSGGPVALVETNVLVTARLLEAMRVAAPAARLVVLGSAAEYGATTPGVPVREDAPTAPSSAYGVTRLASTRLVELTAAEGALDAVVLRVFNPAGPGQPPENLLGRAAQALRAAFRTGADHITLGPLDAHRDFVDVRDVAAAIVAAALADRVPDPVLNVGSGEAVPVRDAVALLARTAGFTGRIVETARAPSRSRDVPWIAADVDRIRAALDWKPEHGLADSVRAVWEG; from the coding sequence ATGACCTCCACCGTTGTGCTGTTCGGCGCGTCCGGATTCCTCGGCAGGCCGGTCGCCGGCCTCCTGGAGCGGGACGACCGCGTCGGCACCCTCGTGCGCGTCAGCCGGCGGCACCGGCCGGACACCCGCCACGAGCGGCACGACCTCGTCCTGGACGGCACCGACGCCCTGGGGCGGCTGCTGAACCGGGTCGGACCCGACGTGGTGGTCAACTGCGCGGGCCGCCTGTCCGGTGGCCCGGTCGCGCTGGTGGAGACCAACGTCCTGGTCACCGCGCGGCTTCTGGAGGCGATGCGGGTGGCGGCCCCCGCCGCCCGGCTCGTGGTGCTCGGCTCGGCCGCCGAGTACGGCGCGACCACGCCCGGTGTCCCCGTCCGCGAGGACGCGCCGACCGCCCCGTCGAGCGCGTACGGCGTGACCCGGCTGGCGAGCACCCGGCTGGTCGAACTCACCGCGGCCGAGGGCGCCCTGGACGCGGTGGTCCTCCGGGTGTTCAACCCGGCCGGCCCCGGCCAGCCGCCCGAGAACCTGCTCGGCCGGGCCGCCCAGGCCCTGCGCGCGGCCTTCCGCACCGGCGCGGACCACATCACGCTCGGACCGCTCGACGCCCACCGGGACTTCGTCGACGTCCGGGACGTGGCCGCGGCGATCGTCGCGGCGGCCCTCGCCGACCGCGTTCCGGACCCGGTGCTCAACGTCGGCAGCGGCGAGGCCGTCCCGGTGCGCGACGCCGTCGCGCTGCTCGCCCGCACCGCCGGGTTCACGGGCCGGATCGTCGAGACCGCCCGGGCGCCGTCCAGGTCCCGTGACGTCCCGTGGATCGCCGCGGACGTGGACCGGATCCGCGCCGCCCTCGACTGGAAACCCGAGCACGGCCTCGCCGACTCGGTGCGGGCCGTCTGGGAGGGCTGA
- a CDS encoding endo alpha-1,4 polygalactosaminidase — MPWRTALLACCLAVLAGCVTPGGQGSDTPTPAGAPAGGDVDGITGAVVQLQGYRDGGLDELADGTHRLAVVDLARDASASYFSADEIGRLKRSGKKVLAYFEIGSLEWFRPDYPGMRERHPDLFLGEWPEWPGEYFVKYWQERWWQEAIRPRVDRALAAGFDGVYLDSVVAYELIAPERVPGLSTEERGARMVDLIRRISAYAKRIDPGFWVFPQNAPELRRHPGYLEAVDGIGMEELFYRATDVPCDLDYCAPNLAGARALRRAGKVVVAIDYATRPQNIADACRRYREEGFAGYVTVRDLDMVSPPCP, encoded by the coding sequence ATGCCGTGGAGGACAGCGCTCCTGGCCTGCTGCCTCGCCGTACTCGCCGGATGCGTCACCCCCGGCGGGCAGGGGAGCGACACCCCCACACCGGCCGGCGCGCCCGCCGGCGGCGACGTCGACGGCATCACCGGCGCGGTGGTCCAGTTGCAGGGCTACCGGGACGGCGGGCTGGACGAACTGGCAGACGGAACACACCGGCTGGCCGTCGTCGACCTGGCGCGGGACGCGTCGGCGTCCTACTTCTCCGCGGACGAGATCGGACGGCTGAAGCGGTCCGGCAAGAAGGTGCTCGCCTATTTCGAGATCGGGTCCCTGGAATGGTTCCGGCCGGACTACCCGGGCATGCGGGAACGGCATCCCGACCTGTTCCTCGGCGAGTGGCCCGAGTGGCCTGGCGAGTACTTCGTGAAGTACTGGCAGGAACGCTGGTGGCAGGAGGCGATCCGGCCACGCGTCGACCGGGCGCTCGCCGCCGGCTTCGACGGCGTCTACCTGGACTCCGTGGTCGCCTACGAGTTGATCGCCCCGGAGCGGGTGCCGGGTCTGAGCACGGAGGAACGCGGCGCGCGCATGGTCGACCTGATCCGCCGGATCAGCGCCTACGCCAAGCGGATCGATCCCGGGTTCTGGGTCTTCCCGCAGAACGCGCCCGAACTGCGGCGCCACCCCGGCTACCTGGAGGCCGTCGACGGCATCGGCATGGAGGAGCTGTTCTACCGGGCCACCGACGTCCCCTGCGACCTGGACTACTGCGCCCCCAACCTGGCCGGGGCAAGGGCTCTGCGCCGGGCGGGCAAGGTCGTCGTCGCCATCGACTACGCCACCCGGCCGCAGAACATCGCCGACGCGTGCCGCCGGTACCGGGAGGAGGGCTTCGCCGGCTACGTGACCGTGCGTGACCTGGACATGGTGTCCCCGCCATGTCCCTGA
- a CDS encoding NAD(P)-binding domain-containing protein, giving the protein MTQQTHPFHRIGVIGMGYVGLTLTAALARKGFEVHGVDVQPAVLESLGRGRPHVYEPGVDETFAEYIGSRIFIGSELPAEPVDAAILCVSTPVDEETHEPYLKNLAAAAEQVARRCTPETLVVVRSTVPVGTTREVVLPRLLDAWGRARLVMAPERTIQGRALTELTGLPQVVGASTRTA; this is encoded by the coding sequence ATGACGCAGCAGACGCACCCGTTCCACCGGATCGGCGTGATCGGCATGGGCTACGTCGGCCTCACCCTGACCGCCGCCCTGGCCCGCAAGGGGTTCGAGGTCCACGGGGTCGACGTGCAGCCGGCCGTCCTCGAGTCCCTGGGGCGGGGCCGGCCCCACGTCTACGAACCCGGTGTCGACGAGACGTTCGCCGAGTACATCGGCAGCAGGATCTTCATCGGCTCCGAGCTGCCCGCCGAACCGGTGGACGCCGCCATCCTGTGCGTGTCGACCCCGGTCGACGAGGAGACCCACGAGCCCTACCTGAAGAACCTGGCCGCTGCGGCCGAGCAGGTCGCCCGGCGCTGCACGCCCGAGACCCTGGTGGTCGTCCGCAGCACCGTACCGGTCGGCACCACCCGTGAGGTGGTCCTGCCGCGGCTGCTGGACGCCTGGGGCCGGGCCCGCCTGGTCATGGCCCCCGAACGCACCATCCAGGGGCGGGCCCTGACGGAACTGACCGGCCTGCCCCAGGTCGTGGGGGCCTCGACGAGGACAGCCTGA
- a CDS encoding UDP binding domain-containing protein has protein sequence MSSLEAAELVKLTNNCHTDVIYAFGNELAMLSERFGLDPLEVVRATNLDYPRPDIAKPGYVGGGCLSKDPYIMAFAGERAGYRPGLIGAARKLNEDLPVHVAARVADALRAVGGTTLYVLGWAYKGWPPTDDMRGTPIAAMMPVFEEAGLRVLGHDPLVGAEVIRARGGEPVDDLLTGFREADAVLVVTDHPDYRALDMNRALEGARTRMVFDSWRILDKAGITARGVRYEGLGYTSAAPAAPVPVVAA, from the coding sequence GTGTCCAGCCTCGAGGCGGCCGAACTGGTCAAGCTCACCAACAACTGCCACACCGACGTCATCTACGCCTTCGGCAACGAACTCGCCATGCTCAGCGAACGCTTCGGACTGGACCCGCTCGAGGTGGTCCGGGCGACCAACCTGGACTATCCGCGCCCGGACATCGCCAAGCCCGGGTACGTGGGCGGCGGCTGCCTGTCCAAGGACCCGTACATCATGGCGTTCGCCGGTGAACGGGCCGGCTACCGGCCGGGACTGATCGGGGCGGCGAGGAAGCTGAACGAGGACCTGCCGGTGCACGTGGCGGCCCGCGTGGCCGACGCCCTGCGGGCGGTCGGCGGCACCACCCTGTACGTGCTCGGCTGGGCGTACAAGGGCTGGCCGCCCACCGACGACATGCGGGGCACCCCGATCGCCGCCATGATGCCGGTCTTCGAGGAGGCCGGGCTGCGGGTGCTCGGCCACGACCCGCTGGTGGGGGCGGAGGTGATCCGGGCCCGCGGCGGCGAACCCGTGGACGACCTCCTCACGGGCTTCCGGGAGGCCGACGCCGTGCTCGTCGTCACCGACCACCCCGACTACCGCGCCCTCGACATGAACCGCGCGCTGGAGGGCGCACGCACCCGCATGGTGTTCGACTCCTGGCGGATCCTCGACAAGGCCGGGATCACCGCCCGGGGCGTGCGCTACGAGGGCCTCGGCTACACCTCGGCGGCCCCCGCCGCCCCGGTCCCGGTGGTGGCGGCATGA